ATTTTGCATTTATGCTTTTGCACatcactaaggctggtttcacactgataAATTTGCCCTCTTGCTAGGCACGTACTTTATTAGTTAGAATTTTCCGTCTTCCGTCACCGATCTCATTCCCTTTCACACTATAGCATTTCCTTCCCCTCCTGCTATACACTTGCACGCTACCTCCAAAATTAGGTATGTTTGTAGGGTGCCCACTTCATTATTATAAGTGGGCTGGGTAGAAGGTGCTCTCATTACAAACCTTGAAAGAGTAACCAGTCCCGTTAGTAGAATTTCCCCGCTGGGAGACCTCAGCTAGTCTAGCAGCATTAAAAGAATACTTAGACGAATAacgaaagcatttatacttacctggatcttcctccaacccccttcaggccaCGGGCTTCCTCACAGTCTCCCCCTAGTACCGCTCctctgctggctggcctggctaacAAAATAAGCGGCCAGTAAAGGATCAGAGCGGCCCAGGAAGACGGTGAGTACACCCACAGCCTGAAGGGAGCTCTacataagtataaatgctttcatATTATTCGGCTCAAGAAAACGTTAATATTGCTGCATATACTGTATTACAAATATCGCTGTGTATGGCAACACCCATATTACCAGGAGTCACCTAAATTACCTGCTACCCATGGCTGGATTTTACGTAACATGGGTTCCCCATGGCTGGGTATTATGTGACCCCTCACAGCTAAGTATACAGAGGGTTCCCCCATGGCTGTGTATTATGGggacccctctccccccccccccccatggctgggTATTATGAGGACCTCTCTCCCCCCATGGCTGGGTATTATGAGGACCCCTCTCCCCCCATGGCTGGGTATTATGAGGACCCCTCTCCCCCCATGGCTGGGTATTATGAGGACCCCTCTCCCCCCATGGCTGGGTATTATGAggacccctctccctccccatggCTGGGTATTATGAGGACCCCTTTCCCCCCATGGCTGGGTATTATGAggacccctctcccccccatgGCTGGGTATTGAggacccctctccctccccatggCTGGGTATTATGAggacccctctccccctccccatgGCTGGGTATTATGGGGACCCCTCTCCCTCATAGCTGGGTATTATGAggacccctctccccccccccccatggctgggTATTATGGggacccctctcccccccctcatGGCTGGGTATTATGAggacccctctccctccccatggCTGGGTATTATGAggacccctctccccctccccatgGCTGGGTATTATGGggacccctctccccctccccatgGCTGGGTATTATGGggacccctctccccctccccatgGCTGGGTATTATGGGGACCCCTCTCCCTCATAGCTGGGTATTATGAggacccctctccccctccccatgGCTGGGTATTATGGGGACCCCTCTCCCTCATAGCTGGGTATTATgaggacccctcccccccccccaatggctgGGTATTATGAggacccctctcccccccccccatggctgggTATTATGGGGACCCCTCTCCCCCCCTCATGGCTGGGTATTATGAGGACCCCTCTCCCCCCGTGGCTGGATATTATGAGGACCCCTCTCCCCCACCATGGCTGGATATTATGAGGACCCCTCTCCCCCACCATGGCTGGATATTATGAGGACCCCTCTCCCCCCACCATGGCTGGATATTATGAGGACCCCTCTCTCCCCCATGGCTGGGTATTATGAggacccctctcccccccatgGCTGGGTATTATGAggacccctctcccccccatgGCTGGGTATTATGAggacccctctcccccccatgGCTGGGTATTATGAGGACCCCCTCTTCCCCCCATGGCTGGGCACACACAGGGTAATTCCCCCATATAGCTGTCCATATATCCGCAATGCTGCCACCCCCGGAGGATCTTACAAAGCTGATGGGCTTCCTCTTCTCGGGCTcgggcctcctctcctcctggggCTCCTCTGTgctggccgccgctgctgctgacgAGCTCCCCGCTTCCATCTTCTTCTTGAAGAGCTCCAGGAAGCTGCCGTCATTGGCGAACACGTTGACGCCGGAGGTGGTGGCggcggtggtagtagtagtagtggtggcgGCGGTGGGGTAGGCCGGGGCGGCGGGGTAGGCCGGGTAGTAGGCTGCGGGGACGGCGGGGTAGGCTAGCAGAGGGAAGGCGGGGGGTGCGGGGACGGAGGCCTGGGCGCGGAACGTGGGGGGTGTGGGGAGCAGAGGCAGGCGGGAGGAAGCTGAGGGCTCCGGCGGGGGACGCTCCTTCTCTGGGGCCGGCGGGGGGGTATCAGGCTTCTCCGTATCCTCCTCCGGGGCCTCTTCCTGAGCTGCGGCCTCCTCCGCTTCCCTCACCGGGACCTCTGcggcctcctctccctcctcctcctcgctgtcctcctcctccggcCGCGGACTCTCCTCCTCCGCCATCTTCAGGCCAGAAGACTCCCAGCAGCGCCCCGCGCTCTCACCAGCTGACCGGTCACCGCAGACAGGAAGCCACCGGCGGGAAGTCAGCCTGCTAATGGCGGCCGCGGCTCCCCCCAGCAAGAAACCGGAGGGCGTGGTCTAACCCAGCGTCCTGCTGGGCGAGGAATGAACCAATGAGATAGGAAATATGGGCGGAGTCGCGAGAGAAAGGAGTGGCAGGACGTTCAGCCAATAGGAACGCCTGATAACTGGGCTCAGGCTGAGGCTGCTAGGCGAGATACAGAGGTCATTTGGTTACTGGTTGGTCATTGGTTGTCGCGAGGAATCCCTGAGCCAATGAACATTTGGAAgccctgtgtgtgttttttttctattattgtttgttttgtgtCCTGTGATGTAgggcagtggacctgaactcttgcacaaggcaTAAAGAAATCATACACAAAATGCCCCCTCATCTGTTgcgaatcacaactgtaatttgatctctcagctgtgtcagctggctgcctcggcagagcagctaagttGTAAACATagacgtagacacactgcagatttattgcaggacttgtatcaactgtaacgaagaattgtttttctttaaaggttagtatgttgttgcttatcttttagagccaagaagttctcagttcaggtccgctttaagccttgtacacacatgaaGGAAAAATCATCATAGCCGTTTCGATTCATCTTTCAAATGTTGTTTGAAAGAGTTTTAGAAGAAACATCGACTTCtacacaaaattgatcagaaaaacagatCAGAGTAATTCATAATTGATTCGACCCGTCTATCTAACAGGAAATtgcaaggtgtgtaccaggcatgagacatatatacttaccttgggcttcctccagcccccttcaggccatgcAAAGCTCTAAGATGAAATCGGCACACCATCACCTTGTCCAAGGGTGCTTGGCGAAGTGACATAGGCAGTGTCACAGATAATCCAAGTTGCAAAGATCGTCAGCACACCAGTCTCAAAAGCACTTAaaatttattgtgccagtttccacaagatGGACCAACAATTGTTCcgagggccacgcagggtccccctttatcaaggcatgtggttaccaGTTACCAGTTGCGCAGGCGTAGCCTTACTGTACACAGACGGCAGCTTTCTGTGAGCTGCGCATGcacaactggaaaaagttattggGCTAGCCAGCAGAGGATTGGAGCTGCCCATTACTACAGGGAGGAAGCCCTTGGGCtgagcaagccccaggtaagtataaatgatttTAAGTTTCTTGTCTCATCATttacactttaaagaacaagcgacacgtatgctaacctagaaataaacacatatataagtagataaatactacttctacttacatagcagatgtattgtgctatccacgtaataattattgtgaattttataaaggaaaagcagaaaatcctattctaggcagtggccatcttgccaagctaatgctgacatcatatcctccctgactcttgttttcccccctcccttctcttgctcattgtgtattcatcagctgccctcctcccagagtcttcagacacccccactgaggtgtatactaggaactgcactgtctttttttatttacacatccaatcactgagtcacctcagccttgcttgtaaacacaagtaatcagagggtgtttctgacaagcagcaaggcagggaaatacatggaagaggaggaatatattatagataaaaagaactcccagcattcaactctttggcactgtttggcactagggccagtgctcctaaaatatgtga
This DNA window, taken from Hyperolius riggenbachi isolate aHypRig1 chromosome 3, aHypRig1.pri, whole genome shotgun sequence, encodes the following:
- the TRIR gene encoding telomerase RNA component interacting RNase, translating into MAEEESPRPEEEDSEEEEGEEAAEVPVREAEEAAAQEEAPEEDTEKPDTPPPAPEKERPPPEPSASSRLPLLPTPPTFRAQASVPAPPAFPLLAYPAVPAAYYPAYPAAPAYPTAATTTTTTTAATTSGVNVFANDGSFLELFKKKMEAGSSSAAAAASTEEPQEERRPEPEKRKPISFVGKRRGAKLALKTGMVAKKPKTEEEEVITQKGGAWAQYMAEVKKYKAHQCSDDDKTRPLVK